The following are from one region of the Magallana gigas chromosome 6, xbMagGiga1.1, whole genome shotgun sequence genome:
- the LOC105324486 gene encoding heme-binding protein 2 isoform X1: MLGLAVFASLCYLASAHKPPPFVRDLDCPKYTVLQSFPGYELRRYEMSQWVATRDLLRGYGALMNYRENKLVYKLFRYISGENTLGMKIPMIYPMLMTVYPEVGRNYEQSVMEMHFMIPHHMQPFPPAPTDPTVYITMLPPMDVYVKSLGGFANTRMNLRKSFTNTRMNLRKSFTDNRMNLRKVKELMKQINNRNLYHGDHFYKAGYDGTSSMNRHDNEVWLVAKN; this comes from the exons ATGCTTGGACTAGCAGTGTTCGCATCCCTTTGTTATTTGGCCTCTGCACACAAGCCACCACCATTTGTTCGGGACTTGGACTGTCCAAAATATACCGTGCTCCAGTCATTTCCG GGGTATGAGCTGAGACGGTATGAGATGTCCCAATGGGTTGCAACAAGAGATCTATTGAGGGGATACGGTGCTCTGATGAACTATCGAGAGAACAAATTGGTATATAAATTGTTCCGATACATTTCTGGAGAGAACACACTCG GAATGAAGATACCGATGATATACCCTATGCTGATGACCGTTTACCCCGAGGTGGGAAGGAATTACGAACAGAGTGTGATGGAGATGCACTTCATGATCCCCCACCACATGCAGCCCTTCCCCCCGGCCCCCACCGACCCCACCGTGTACATCACTATGCTCCCTCCCATGGACGTCTACGTCAA atcGTTAGGTGGGTTCGCTAATACCAGAATGAACCTGAGGAAATCGTTCACTAATACCAGAATGAACCTGAGGAAATCGTTCACTGATAACAGAATGAACCTGAGGAAAGTGAAAGAACTGATGAAACAAATCAACAACAGAAATCTCTACCATGGAGACCATTTTTACAAGGCCGGATATGACGGTACCAGCTCTATGAATAGACATGATAACGAGGTCTGGCTCGTTGCCAAAAACTAA
- the LOC105324486 gene encoding heme-binding protein 2 isoform X2, with protein sequence MSQWVATRDLLRGYGALMNYRENKLVYKLFRYISGENTLGMKIPMIYPMLMTVYPEVGRNYEQSVMEMHFMIPHHMQPFPPAPTDPTVYITMLPPMDVYVKSLGGFANTRMNLRKSFTNTRMNLRKSFTDNRMNLRKVKELMKQINNRNLYHGDHFYKAGYDGTSSMNRHDNEVWLVAKN encoded by the exons ATGTCCCAATGGGTTGCAACAAGAGATCTATTGAGGGGATACGGTGCTCTGATGAACTATCGAGAGAACAAATTGGTATATAAATTGTTCCGATACATTTCTGGAGAGAACACACTCG GAATGAAGATACCGATGATATACCCTATGCTGATGACCGTTTACCCCGAGGTGGGAAGGAATTACGAACAGAGTGTGATGGAGATGCACTTCATGATCCCCCACCACATGCAGCCCTTCCCCCCGGCCCCCACCGACCCCACCGTGTACATCACTATGCTCCCTCCCATGGACGTCTACGTCAA atcGTTAGGTGGGTTCGCTAATACCAGAATGAACCTGAGGAAATCGTTCACTAATACCAGAATGAACCTGAGGAAATCGTTCACTGATAACAGAATGAACCTGAGGAAAGTGAAAGAACTGATGAAACAAATCAACAACAGAAATCTCTACCATGGAGACCATTTTTACAAGGCCGGATATGACGGTACCAGCTCTATGAATAGACATGATAACGAGGTCTGGCTCGTTGCCAAAAACTAA
- the LOC105325558 gene encoding uncharacterized protein isoform X1 — MSFHKQVDDMKGMSHLWNIPDHAPEAVQEMEVQDVEADIMFARMKSLIFCEGNEPQLSITQDLVEFIESCTRDQRTSDMWQKLHIGRLTSSLFGDVLKAGSNPNSLIKQIMEGSSFNKYAVLPPAVQWGQEMEAKARSDYVILKSAINSNFTVEDTGITLCAEHSFLGASSDGKVHDGESIGLLEIKCPYSIQGTRVTMKEDGEIMAMGYSNFCLEESMEGPRLKKSHKFYAQVQGEMAIKALPWCDFEVWTNVAQNNICIDIVYFDSKFVSSMMPQLIAFYMHHIVHKLHI, encoded by the exons ATGTCTTTCCACAAACAGGTAGATGATATGAAag GAATGTCACACTTGTGGAATATACCTGACCATGCTCCAGAGGCTGTCCAAGAGATGGAGGTGCAGGATGTGGAAGCAGATATTATGTTCGCAAGGATGAAAAGTCTCATATTTTGTGAGGGGAATG AGCCCCAACTGTCGATAACCCAGGACTTAGTTGAGTTTATTGAGAGCTGCACAAGAGACCAGAGAACATCAGATATGTGGCAGAAACTCCATATTGGTCGTCTCACCAGTTCTCTTTTTGGTGATGTCTTAAAAGCTGGATCCAATCCGAATTCTTTGATCAAGCAAATTATGGAGGGTTCCAGTTTTAATAA gTATGCAGTTCTACCACCAGCAGTTCAATGGGGACAAGAAATGGAGGCCAAGGCACGGTCAGACTATGTCATTCTTAAGTCGGCTATCAACAGTAATTTCACAGTTGAGGATACAGGTATCACTTTATGTGCAGAACACTCTTTTCTGGGTGCCTCTAGCGATGGGAAGGTCCATGATGGGGAAAGCATTGGTTTATTAGAAATTAAGTGTCCGTATTCCATCCAAGGAACTCGTGTTACAATGAAAGAAGATGGTGAAATCATGGCAATGGGATATTCCAATTTTTGTCTGGAGGAGAGTATGGAAGGACCACGTCTCAAGAAGAGCCACAAATTTTATGCTCAAGTTCAAGGGGAGATGGCAATTAAGGCATTACCATGGTGTGACTTCGAAGTTTGGACCAATGTGGCACAAAACAATATTTGTATTGACATAGTTTATTTTGATTCAAAGTTTGTGTCCTCTATGATGCCTCAACTTATTGCATTTTATATGCATCACATTGTCCATAAATTGCACATTTAA
- the LOC105324487 gene encoding methylmalonyl-CoA epimerase, mitochondrial isoform X2 — protein MRRTKRKFEGSPCKAFHTNQKLTAAKWNIGKINHVAMATPDIDKAASMFRDVLGAKVSEKHPQPDHGVYTVFVELGETKIELLNPLGDKSPIQNFLDKNKSGGMHHICIEVDNINEAMKDLKSKGIRLLSEESKIGAHGKPVVFLHPKDCNGVLVELEQV, from the exons GGTTCACCATGCAAAGCATTTCACACTAACCAGAAGCTGACGGCTGCA AAGTGGAACATAGGTAAAATTAATCATGTCGCTATGGCAACTCCAGACATTGACAAGGCAGCCTCCATGTTCAGAGATGTCCTTGGAGCCAAAGTTAGTGAAAAACAT CCTCAACCAGATCATGGggtttacacagtgtttgttgaGCTTGGGGAAACAAAAATAGAG CTCTTAAATCCTCTTGGAGACAAAAGTCCTATTCAAAACTTTTTggataaaaacaaaagtggaggCATGCATCATATCTGTATTGAG GTAGACAACATTAATGAAGCAATGAAAGACCTCAAATCTAAAGGTATCAGACTTCTGAGTGAAGAATCAAAGATTGGGGCTCATGGCAAACCTGTGGTATTCCTCCACCCCAAGGATTGTAACGGTGTGTTAGTAGAACTGGAGCAGGTGTGA
- the LOC105340828 gene encoding heme-binding protein 2: MLGLAVFASLCYLASAALNKPSFCRDLDCPKYTVLQSFPGFELRRYEMSQWVATKDLVTRYDALKNSNMFYKLFHYISGKNTLGMKMPMTAPVLRTVIPGVGRNNQQTMMEMHFMIPHNMQPFPPAPTDPTVYITTLPPLDVYVKSFGGFTNHRMNLMKVEELKNQINNRNLYHGDHFYTAGYDGPRSMNRHNEVWLVAKN, translated from the exons ATGCTTGGACTAGCAGTGTTCGCATCCCTTTGTTATTTGGCCTCTGCAGCCCTGAACAAGCCATCGTTTTGTCGGGACTTGGACTGTCCAAAATATACCGTACTCCAGTCATTTCCT GGGTTTGAGCTGAGACGGTATGAGATGTCCCAGTGGGTTGCAACAAAAGATCTGGTGACGAGATACGATGCTCTGAAGAActcaaatatgttttataaattgttCCACTACATTTCTGGAAAGAACACACTCG GAATGAAGATGCCGATGACAGCCCCTGTGCTGAGGACCGTTATCCCCGGGGTGGGAAGGAATAACCAACAGACTATGATGGAGATGCATTTCATGATCCCCCACAACATGCAGCCATTCCCCCCGGCCCCCACCGACCCCACCGTGTACATCACTACGCTCCCTCCCCTGGACGTCTACGTCAA atcGTTTGGTGGGTTCACTAATCACAGAATGAACCTGATGAAAGTGGAAGAACTGAAGAATCAAATCAACAACAGAAATCTCTACCATGGAGACCATTTTTACACGGCCGGATATGACGGTCCCAGATCTATGAATAGACATAACGAGGTCTGGCTCGTTGCCAAAAACTAA
- the LOC105325558 gene encoding uncharacterized protein isoform X2, producing MSHLWNIPDHAPEAVQEMEVQDVEADIMFARMKSLIFCEGNEPQLSITQDLVEFIESCTRDQRTSDMWQKLHIGRLTSSLFGDVLKAGSNPNSLIKQIMEGSSFNKYAVLPPAVQWGQEMEAKARSDYVILKSAINSNFTVEDTGITLCAEHSFLGASSDGKVHDGESIGLLEIKCPYSIQGTRVTMKEDGEIMAMGYSNFCLEESMEGPRLKKSHKFYAQVQGEMAIKALPWCDFEVWTNVAQNNICIDIVYFDSKFVSSMMPQLIAFYMHHIVHKLHI from the exons ATGTCACACTTGTGGAATATACCTGACCATGCTCCAGAGGCTGTCCAAGAGATGGAGGTGCAGGATGTGGAAGCAGATATTATGTTCGCAAGGATGAAAAGTCTCATATTTTGTGAGGGGAATG AGCCCCAACTGTCGATAACCCAGGACTTAGTTGAGTTTATTGAGAGCTGCACAAGAGACCAGAGAACATCAGATATGTGGCAGAAACTCCATATTGGTCGTCTCACCAGTTCTCTTTTTGGTGATGTCTTAAAAGCTGGATCCAATCCGAATTCTTTGATCAAGCAAATTATGGAGGGTTCCAGTTTTAATAA gTATGCAGTTCTACCACCAGCAGTTCAATGGGGACAAGAAATGGAGGCCAAGGCACGGTCAGACTATGTCATTCTTAAGTCGGCTATCAACAGTAATTTCACAGTTGAGGATACAGGTATCACTTTATGTGCAGAACACTCTTTTCTGGGTGCCTCTAGCGATGGGAAGGTCCATGATGGGGAAAGCATTGGTTTATTAGAAATTAAGTGTCCGTATTCCATCCAAGGAACTCGTGTTACAATGAAAGAAGATGGTGAAATCATGGCAATGGGATATTCCAATTTTTGTCTGGAGGAGAGTATGGAAGGACCACGTCTCAAGAAGAGCCACAAATTTTATGCTCAAGTTCAAGGGGAGATGGCAATTAAGGCATTACCATGGTGTGACTTCGAAGTTTGGACCAATGTGGCACAAAACAATATTTGTATTGACATAGTTTATTTTGATTCAAAGTTTGTGTCCTCTATGATGCCTCAACTTATTGCATTTTATATGCATCACATTGTCCATAAATTGCACATTTAA